In a single window of the Lacerta agilis isolate rLacAgi1 chromosome 15, rLacAgi1.pri, whole genome shotgun sequence genome:
- the LOC117059973 gene encoding signal peptide, CUB and EGF-like domain-containing protein 3: MDGISGAPCPVGHFCPLGSESPTPCPPGSYMAETHAQGQCHTCPERKYCLPGHLPQLCPKGFFCPEGTGLNWQPCPPGTYSPIQGIGSHTDCRACDGGKFCMYHNATDVTGHCWEGYYCTQGSDRPNPEVQLNDHSAGPCPSGHYCPRGTAVPKQCPVGTFAASTKLISEVKAKIHL; encoded by the exons ATGGATGGGATCTCAGGTGCTCCCTGTCCTGTGGGCCACTTCTGCCCCTTGGGCAGTGAGAGCCCCACACCTTGCCCACCTGGCTCCTACATGGCTGAAACACATGCGCAAGGACAGTGCCACACCTGCCCAGAAAGGAAGTATTGTCTCCCTGGCCACTTGCCACAGCTGTGTCCCAAAG GCTTTTTCTGCCCCGAAGGAACAGGCTTAAACTGGCAGCCGTGCCCCCCAGGGACCTACAGCCCTATCCAAGGGATAGGTAGTCATACCGACTGCAGAGCGTGCGATGGAGGAAAGTTCTGCATGTACCACAATGCAACTGATGTTACAGGACACTGCTGGGAAGGGTATTACTGCACCCAGGGTTCAGACCGGCCCAATCCTGAGGTTCAGCTCAATG ATCACAGTGCTGGCCCATGTCCTTCTGGTCACTACTGTCCAAGGGGCACAGCTGTTCCCAAGCAGTGCCCTGTGGGAACATTTGCCGCTAGCACCAAGCTAATATCTGAGGTAAAAGCAAAAATACACTTATAG